In Hahella sp. HNIBRBA332, the genomic window GGCACGCCGTCCAACAGGCTTAGAGGGCGTCCCTCCTGGTAGCGTTGCGCGCTGGCTTTCGCCTGCATCAGTATGTCTTGTTCAGAGCTGAAAATGACGGCGCGCAGCGGCGGCTGACCAGCGTCGCTTTGCTGCAGCGCAGCGATGACGCGCTGCGCGACATTCAGCGGCGTGGTCTGGCCTTTGCGGTAGGCCTGGATAAGGTCTCTTGCGGAAGTCAGCGGGAAAGCGTCCTGTACGTTTTTAATCGCTTCTTCCGCTATGGCGATGCTGGCTCTGGCGTGGGCCGCTTCCGGGGCGCGCCCGGGGGGATGTTGGGGAAACAGTGTCGGCGGCGTGTTCAGTTCGGCTTCGCGCAGTTTATAAGCGCCGCCTTCCCGCAACAGCGCGAGTCCCAAAATGCGGCGGGAATAGTTGCTTTCGAGCAGGCTTACCAGGGTTTTCAGAGGCGTACCGGCAAGGCGGGGAAACTTCAAAGACTTCAAATCGTAAGACATAAAACTCATTCCAGTGTGACGCTGCGTTTTTATGCTCTGACGCAATTGGTTATATTTTATATAGAACGCTTTAGTATAAACGCCAAATGATGACGAAGGCGCTGCAATTGGCGTTCATGTCCTCTCGTCTCCTGCTAGGATATACATATATGACCCATTTGCGTTGTGGAATTTATATGCGAAGCCTCTCATTTACCGGCAAGATTTTAATGCTCACTCTGGCGACGTCGTTGACCGCCTGCGGCGGCGGAGGAGGCGGCGATGATAGTGACGATGATACGCCCACAGCGGTGACCTATACGTTATCGGGTTCTATCAGCATTCCGTCATTTACGCAGGTGGATTCGGATACCTCAGACGCCAGCGCAGGGTCCGTATCCAATAACAGCGAAGCAGAGGCGCAGACACTGGGCAATCCGGTCATTGTTGGGGGGTATGTCAGTGCATCAACAAATCTGTACAGCTCGGGAGAGTTATATCAGCTGGATCCTGTAGATGTTTTCAGGATCAAGCTGTTGACGGGACAGAAAGTAGTGCTTACTTCAAGTCAAGCATCCAGTAGTTTCAGCGTTAACCAGACATTGACCCTCAGTAGAGTGGATGGAACCGGCTCGCCGCTGTCCGCGATTAATACGGGAACGGTATCCCTGACCGCGCCTGCAAGCGGCGATTATTATATTCAAGTACAAGAGTCCGCTGGGCCTTCCAGTTATGTCATGGTTGTTGGCGAGACAACCGCCACTACGACGAAGCACGCTGTTGAGGCCATCCCTGCCCAAGCGGAGTTTGTTCCAGGTGAGGCGATTATTCGCTATAAACCAGCGCGAGGCATTTCCGCACAGGCGTTACCGGGGTATTTCCTGGAGCGGTTCGAGGACGCCAATACGGGGTTGTTCCGCTTCGATGACGCTCAGATTGTACAGGGGCCCGCGCTCAAGTCCCTGGTGCAGAAAGCTGAGGAAAGGCAACGCACTCTTGAGTTAATAGAGGCATTACGCCAGCGGCCGGACATTGAATTCGCAGAACCGAACTACATTCGTAAAGCAACGGAAACGCCGGCGGACCCGTTTTATTTCCTGCAATGGCACTATCCGCAGATTAACCTGCCCAGCGCATGGGATGTCACCCATGGTTCAGGCGCGATTGTCGCGGTGTTGGACACGGGCATATTGCCCACGCACCCCGACTTTTCCGGGCGTTTAGTGAGCGCCAATGATGATTATGACTTTGTCAGCTCGACCTCATCCTCACTGGATGGCAATGGTATCGACAATGATCCAACTGACCCGGGCGACAGTCTGGTGGGAGGGAGTAGCTTTCATGGGACGCATGTGGCGGGGACAGTCGCTGCAGCCTCCAATGCCGTTGGCGGGGTCGGCGTCGCCTTTGAGGCTAAGATCATGCCCATTCGCGTTCTCGGGCAAGGGGGGAGCGGTTCTGATGCCGACTTGGTGCAAGCGATTCGGTTTGCCGCAGGATTGACGAACTCTTCTGGAACCTTTCCCAGTCGGCGTGCGGATATTATCAACATGAGTCTCGGCGGCCCTGGCTTTTCTACGGCTTTGGGCGCCGCGGTGCAGGATGCCTTGAATGCCGGTGTGATAGTGGTGGCGGCTGCCGGCAATGAAAACACCTCTTCAGCATTTTATCCAGCGGCTTACCCAGGAGTGATATCTGTCAGCGCGGTGGGGGCGGATGGGCAGAAAGCCCCTTATTCGAATTATGGCTCCACCGTCGATATCGCAGCGCCGGGCGGTAATATGCTGCAGGATGTAAACGGCGACGGGCGCGGTGATGGCGTGTTGAGTACATGGGGGGATGACAGCTCCGGGTCGATAGAGCTGTCTTATGCATACATGCAAGGCACTTCCATGGCCTCTCCTCACGTGGCTGGAGTTTTTGCGCTGATGGAGTCGGTTCGCGATATTACGCCAGAGGAGATTAATACATATCTGGCGAATGGCGACCTGACGCGGGATATCGGTGCAGCAGGCAGGGATGATTTTTATGGGTATGGATTGATTGACGCCGCCAAAGCCGTCGTCGCCGCTGGGGGAGAACCTCCACCAGCCGTTACCGCCTCGGTGAACAGCCTGAACTTTACCAATACCAGTGCGACGGTGATCACGTTGAATGTTCCCTCCGGCGTCAGCGGCGTATCTGTAGCAGCTTCCACTACGGGTGACCTGGGATGGTTATCTGTCGGTGATAACAGCGACAGCGATACGTCCACCTATCTGGTAAGCGCAGACGCCAGCGGCTTGGATCTGGGCGTCAGCTATCCGGGAGAAATAGTTGTCGGATATACCATTGATGAGAGTTCTGAGGCGGCTGAGCTGACAGTGCCTGTAACGCTGACATTGGCTGACCCGGACTCGCCAGCGAATGCCGGCAAGCACTATATCCTGCTGGTTAACGCCGATACGCTGGACACTTTATATCAGGTCAGCGCCAGCGCCTCTGGCGGAGCCTACAACTTTGCATTCAGCGGTGTTGAGGCGGGAACTTATCTGCTGGCGGCGGGCACCGATCTGGATAATGACGGCAAAATTTGCGACGCAGGAGAAGCCTGCGCGGAGTATCCCGTTCGTAATGCGCCGGAATCTATTGTGGTGAGTGAGTCCAAATCAGGATTGTCCTTCTCCACCGGATTCCAGAGCGACATCAGTAGCGCCGGAGCGGGCGGCTCGCAAGCGCATAAGGAATATCAGCTTCTTAACAAGTGAAGCGGGGCGGGTGAAAGGAATTTCACCCCTTCCCAGTTGATCTTTGGCGGCATTCCTATAAATTAATGCCCAATTCCAATCTCCGGCGAATGGCCCCTGCGCCCCCGGAGAAAGTCACAAGCGCATGCAGGCGCGTTTCCGGGAAAGGCCGTTGTCCGGCCCAATCAGTCAACAGCGGGCAGGGAGCGCCGCCCGAAAGCGCGTCGGCAAGTAACGAGTTGTATTCAGGAGAAGCTTTTGTCAAACAACTACAACGCCGACTCCATTGAGGTCCTCAATGGCCTGGACCCGGTTCGCCGTCGTCCGGGTATGTATACGGACACCACGCGGCCCAACCACCTCGCTCAAGAGGTCATCGACAACAGCGTTGACGAGGCGCTGGCGGGGCACGCGCGTCAGGTGGACGTTGTGCTGTACAAAGACGGTTCCCTGTCCGTAACCGATGATGGTCGCGGCATGCCGGTGGACATCCATAAAGAAGAAGGGATGCCTGGCGTTGAGCTGATCCTGACCAAGCTTCACGCAGGCGGCAAGTTCTCCCACAAAAACTACCAGTTCTCTGGCGGTTTGCACGGGGTGGGCGTGTCTGTCGTGAACGCGCTGTCGTTGAATCTGGAAGTATTGATCCGCCGCGACGGCAAAGTACATCGCATTACCTTCGCCAACGGCGATAAAGCGTCAGACCTGGAAGTGATCGACACCTGCGGCAAGCGCAACACCGGCACCACGGTGACGTTCCTGCCCGACCCCAAGTATTTCGATTCCCCCAAGTTTTCCGTTCTGCGCCTGCGCCATGTGCTGCGCGCCAAGGCTGTGCTGTGTTCCGGCTTAAAAGTTACGTTTAAAGACGAGAACACCGGCGAAAAAGACGAGTGGTATTACGAAGACGGCCTGCAAGACTACCTGAGCGGCGCCACCAACGAGTTCGTCACCTTGCCGCAACAGCCTTTTATCGGCCAGATGGCGGGCAACACAGAAGCGGTGGACTGGGCGGTGCAATGGCTGCCGGAAGGCGGCGAACTGATCGCAGAAAGCTACGTCAACCTGATTCCCACGGCCCAGGGCGGCACCCACGTTAACGGTTTGCGCACCGGCTTGCTGGAAGCGCTGCGGGAGTTCTGTGAGTTCCGTAATCTGTTGCCCCGCGGCGTCAAGCTGTCCCCGGAAGACGTGTGGGATCGTTGCGCCTATGTGCTGTCAGTGAAGATTCAGGAGCCCCAGTTCTCCGGCCAGACCAAAGAGCGTCTGTCCTCCCGTGAATGCGCTACTTTCGTTTCCGGAGTGGTGAAAGACTCCTTCAGCCTGTGGCTGAACAAACATACGGCGGAAGCAGAGCAACTGGCGGAACTGGCCATCAACAACGCGCAAAGCCGTTTGCGCGCGGCCAAGAAAGTTGCGCGTAAGAAAATCACCAGTGGTCCGGCGCTGCCCGGCAAGCTGGCCGACTGTAGCGGCGGTGACGCCATGCGCGGCGAACTGTTCCTGGTGGAAGGAGACTCGGCGGGCGGCTCCGCGAAACAGGCGCGCGACAGAGAGTTTCAGGCGGTGATGCCGCTGCGTGGAAAAATCCTGAATACCTGGGAAGTGGATTCTGAGCAAATTCTGGCGTCACAGGAAGTACACGATATCGCTGTCGCCATCGGCGTCGATCCAGGCTCCAGCAATCTGGAAGGACTGCGCTACGGCAAGATCTGTATTCTGGCGGACGCGGACTCAGATGGTCTGCATATCGCGACCTTACTTTGCGCGTTATTCGTCAAGCACTTCCGTCCGCTGGTGGAAGCCGGCCACGTGTTCGTCGCCATGCCGCCACTGTATCGCATCGACGTGGCGAAAGACGTCTACTACGCCCTCGACGACTATGAAAAGCAGGGAATCCTCGACCGCATCGCCGCCGAGAAGAAAAAAGGCAAACCCAACGTCCAACGTTTCAAAGGACTGGGCGAAATGAACCCCCTGCAACTCCGCGAAACCACCATGGCCCCCGACACCCGTCGTCTGGTGCAACTCACCGTGGAAGTCGCTGACGACACCGAAGAAAAAATGGACATGCTCCTGGCCAAAAAACGCGCCTCCGACAGACGCGAATGGCTTGAAAGCAAAGGGAATCTGGCTGAGATTGCGGTTTGATTGAAAGTGGGCTTAGAGACTTGGTCCATTTTGAATTTACTATTGATCCAGCAGACAAATAATAAAGGATGTTAATTGTCTGCTGATTTAATCTTGAGCCGGTCTATAAGTAAGTTTGAATAAAGAACTGTGCACTTAAGTCGCCTGTCAGGCCCTATTGTTTCAGACCAATAGTTATAGATGATGTGTTAGCTGAGCATCTCACTTTGCTGACAGGGCCATAGACGTATGGCAGAATTAAAAACCACAAAAGAATCAGCTTTTTAATATACAAGGCCCTATGGACGGACAGTCGGAAAGTATCCTGGATAAGTTTATTATTTACGGTCTGTTCATCGATCTAGGGCAAGCTCGAAGCAGAGGGTTTGTCTAATGGTCAACCAAACCCCCGAACAAGTCGCCCGAGATGCCATAGACACCAAGTTAGAGCAGGCTGGGTGGCTGATCCAGAATTATCGCGAAGCCAATCTTGGCCAAGGTCTGGGAATAGCCGTTCGCGAGCACCCCACTGACTCAGGCCCGGCGGATTACGTACTTTACGTT contains:
- the parE gene encoding DNA topoisomerase IV subunit B; amino-acid sequence: MSNNYNADSIEVLNGLDPVRRRPGMYTDTTRPNHLAQEVIDNSVDEALAGHARQVDVVLYKDGSLSVTDDGRGMPVDIHKEEGMPGVELILTKLHAGGKFSHKNYQFSGGLHGVGVSVVNALSLNLEVLIRRDGKVHRITFANGDKASDLEVIDTCGKRNTGTTVTFLPDPKYFDSPKFSVLRLRHVLRAKAVLCSGLKVTFKDENTGEKDEWYYEDGLQDYLSGATNEFVTLPQQPFIGQMAGNTEAVDWAVQWLPEGGELIAESYVNLIPTAQGGTHVNGLRTGLLEALREFCEFRNLLPRGVKLSPEDVWDRCAYVLSVKIQEPQFSGQTKERLSSRECATFVSGVVKDSFSLWLNKHTAEAEQLAELAINNAQSRLRAAKKVARKKITSGPALPGKLADCSGGDAMRGELFLVEGDSAGGSAKQARDREFQAVMPLRGKILNTWEVDSEQILASQEVHDIAVAIGVDPGSSNLEGLRYGKICILADADSDGLHIATLLCALFVKHFRPLVEAGHVFVAMPPLYRIDVAKDVYYALDDYEKQGILDRIAAEKKKGKPNVQRFKGLGEMNPLQLRETTMAPDTRRLVQLTVEVADDTEEKMDMLLAKKRASDRREWLESKGNLAEIAV
- a CDS encoding S8 family peptidase, whose product is MRSLSFTGKILMLTLATSLTACGGGGGGDDSDDDTPTAVTYTLSGSISIPSFTQVDSDTSDASAGSVSNNSEAEAQTLGNPVIVGGYVSASTNLYSSGELYQLDPVDVFRIKLLTGQKVVLTSSQASSSFSVNQTLTLSRVDGTGSPLSAINTGTVSLTAPASGDYYIQVQESAGPSSYVMVVGETTATTTKHAVEAIPAQAEFVPGEAIIRYKPARGISAQALPGYFLERFEDANTGLFRFDDAQIVQGPALKSLVQKAEERQRTLELIEALRQRPDIEFAEPNYIRKATETPADPFYFLQWHYPQINLPSAWDVTHGSGAIVAVLDTGILPTHPDFSGRLVSANDDYDFVSSTSSSLDGNGIDNDPTDPGDSLVGGSSFHGTHVAGTVAAASNAVGGVGVAFEAKIMPIRVLGQGGSGSDADLVQAIRFAAGLTNSSGTFPSRRADIINMSLGGPGFSTALGAAVQDALNAGVIVVAAAGNENTSSAFYPAAYPGVISVSAVGADGQKAPYSNYGSTVDIAAPGGNMLQDVNGDGRGDGVLSTWGDDSSGSIELSYAYMQGTSMASPHVAGVFALMESVRDITPEEINTYLANGDLTRDIGAAGRDDFYGYGLIDAAKAVVAAGGEPPPAVTASVNSLNFTNTSATVITLNVPSGVSGVSVAASTTGDLGWLSVGDNSDSDTSTYLVSADASGLDLGVSYPGEIVVGYTIDESSEAAELTVPVTLTLADPDSPANAGKHYILLVNADTLDTLYQVSASASGGAYNFAFSGVEAGTYLLAAGTDLDNDGKICDAGEACAEYPVRNAPESIVVSESKSGLSFSTGFQSDISSAGAGGSQAHKEYQLLNK